Sequence from the Collinsella aerofaciens ATCC 25986 genome:
ATCTCGCCATCGGTCTTGTACACGTGATAGTCCACCGAGGGGCTCGTGGCAATGAGGTCAAGATTGAACTCGCGCTCCAGGCGCTCCTTGACGACCTCCATATGCAGCAGGCCCAAGAAGCCCACGCGGAAGCCAAAGCCGAGCGCCACCGAGGTCTCGGGCTCCCACACCAACGACGGGTCGTTGACGTGCAGCTTATCGAGCGCGTCACGCAGGTTCTCGTAGTCCTTGTTATCGATCGGGAACAGGCCCGTATAGACCATGGGCTTGGCCTCGCGGTAGCCGGGAAGCGGCTCGGGGCAGGGATTCGACGCCCACGTGAGGGTATCGCCCACGCGAACGGCCTCGGGGTCCTTCAGGCCCGTGACCACGTATCCGACCTCGCCGACCGTGAGCGCGTCGACCGGGGTCTCGGCGGGACGCTTGACGCCCACGCCATCGACCAAAAAGTCGCCCTTTGCCTGCATCATGCGCAGGGTATCGCCTTTTTTGATGGATCCGTCAAAGACGCGCACCGTGGCGACGACGCCACGATACTCGTCGAAGTACGAATCCAGAATGAGTGCCTTGAGCGGCGCGTTCGCATCGCCCTTGGGCGGAGAGATCAAAAAGACAATAGACTCTAGCAGATCGTGGATGCCCTCGCCGGTCTTGCCCGAGACACACACGGCATCATCGGCAGGAATCGCCAGGTCATCCTCGATCTCGGTCTTAACCTCATCGGGATGGGCCGAGGGCAGGTCAATCTTGTTGATGGCCGGCACAATGTCCAGATTGGCGTTCATGGCGAGCGTCGCGTTGGAGACGGTCTGCGCCTCGACGCCCTGCGTGGCGTCGACAACGAGCACCGCGCCCTCACAGGCTGCCAGCGAGCGCGAGACCTCGTAGGTAAAGTCCACGTGGCCCGGCGTATCGATCAGATTGAACTGATACGTCTCGCCATCGTCGGCGTCATAGGACACGCGAACGGCATTGGACTTGATCGTGATGCCGCGCTCGCGCTCGATATCCATAGTGTCGAGCAGCTGCGACTCCATATCGCGCTCGTCAACGGTATGGGTGAGCTCGAGAATGCGGTCACTGATCGTGGACTTGCCATGGTCGATGTGCGCAACAATCGAGAAGTTGCGGATGTGGGAAATGTCAATTGAAGTATTCATGCGGACTATCTTACCCGAGCGATACAAAAAATGGAGCCTGTTCCATAAAACAGGCTCCATTTATGCGC
This genomic interval carries:
- the lepA gene encoding translation elongation factor 4, with the translated sequence MNTSIDISHIRNFSIVAHIDHGKSTISDRILELTHTVDERDMESQLLDTMDIERERGITIKSNAVRVSYDADDGETYQFNLIDTPGHVDFTYEVSRSLAACEGAVLVVDATQGVEAQTVSNATLAMNANLDIVPAINKIDLPSAHPDEVKTEIEDDLAIPADDAVCVSGKTGEGIHDLLESIVFLISPPKGDANAPLKALILDSYFDEYRGVVATVRVFDGSIKKGDTLRMMQAKGDFLVDGVGVKRPAETPVDALTVGEVGYVVTGLKDPEAVRVGDTLTWASNPCPEPLPGYREAKPMVYTGLFPIDNKDYENLRDALDKLHVNDPSLVWEPETSVALGFGFRVGFLGLLHMEVVKERLEREFNLDLIATSPSVDYHVYKTDGEMIDVRSPQDLPEATRIERIEEPYLKAKIICPPEYTGAVMQLAIEHRGVTTDMIHLTSKSVEMRFDMPLAELILDFFDQLKSRTKGYASLDYEFNEYRPSELVKLDILLSGDEVDALSFIVHKDKAYGLARGLCDKLKEIIPRQLFEVPIQGAIGNKIIARSTVKARRKDVLAKCYGGDISRKRKLLEKQKEGKKRMKAIGSVEVPQEAFMAILKVDE